One Algibacter sp. L3A6 genomic region harbors:
- a CDS encoding universal stress protein, translating into MKTIIISSDFSEEAQNATLYAIQTAKKVKAKLVLFHLHILSIHVVQSRLPYKNILQSIDYAKTKIENRAKKLSETYGLEIKVDFAMGEYFKQLQRAIEEHHADMIIMGMHTKTIEGDLLGSTTSEAINKIEIPILAVPLKAKFTSIDKILFACDLDKGLTSNILKEIKKTTKKFDAELRVFHVNNKISELKSNVEILKPLEEVSYFYKNVQSEAVIDEIRNEMLEYKPDILIMVPYEYGFWSSLIHKSKTRIMSSGLDIPLLSIRG; encoded by the coding sequence ATGAAAACAATTATCATATCATCCGATTTCTCGGAAGAAGCACAAAACGCAACCTTATACGCTATACAAACCGCTAAAAAAGTTAAAGCAAAATTGGTGCTTTTTCATTTACACATTCTATCCATACACGTGGTGCAATCTAGATTGCCTTACAAAAACATATTACAATCTATAGATTATGCAAAAACTAAAATAGAAAATCGCGCAAAGAAGCTTTCTGAAACTTATGGCCTTGAAATTAAAGTAGATTTTGCCATGGGTGAATACTTTAAACAATTACAACGCGCTATCGAAGAACATCATGCCGACATGATTATTATGGGCATGCACACAAAAACCATAGAAGGCGATTTATTAGGTAGTACGACATCCGAAGCTATTAATAAAATTGAGATTCCTATTTTGGCTGTGCCGCTAAAAGCAAAATTTACAAGCATCGACAAAATTTTATTTGCTTGTGATTTGGATAAAGGATTAACATCTAATATTTTAAAAGAAATTAAGAAGACTACTAAAAAGTTTGATGCTGAATTAAGAGTCTTTCATGTAAATAATAAAATATCAGAATTAAAAAGTAACGTTGAAATTTTAAAACCACTAGAAGAAGTCTCTTATTTCTATAAAAACGTGCAATCTGAAGCTGTTATAGACGAAATAAGAAACGAAATGCTAGAATACAAACCCGATATACTAATTATGGTGCCTTACGAGTACGGCTTCTGGTCTTCGTTAATTCATAAAAGTAAAACACGTATTATGTCTTCTGGATTAGACATCCCACTATTATCTATACGAGGATAA
- a CDS encoding prohibitin family protein, with protein sequence MEKLPKIAFPFIIGIIVLIIVVSKSLVTIGPGEGGVLFEPLGGGVNTEHTYGEGFHIVAPWNDMIVQKVRQQSISENMNVLSVNGLDITVSGTIWFQPEFKNLGNLIQTKGEDYIRELLNPAINAAAKSVVGRYTPEQLYSSKRDIIELEILEEVRNELDGQFVNVKRVLVENVKLPTTIKDAIERKLKQEQESLEYEFRLVTAKKEAEKVIIEAQGKADANRILSASLTDKILQDKGIEATVKLSESPNSKTIIIGSGDSGLPIILGNQ encoded by the coding sequence ATGGAAAAATTACCAAAAATTGCATTCCCCTTTATTATTGGAATAATTGTACTAATTATAGTTGTATCAAAATCTTTAGTAACCATTGGCCCTGGTGAAGGTGGTGTTTTATTTGAGCCTTTAGGTGGTGGTGTAAATACGGAACATACTTATGGTGAAGGTTTCCATATTGTAGCACCATGGAACGATATGATTGTTCAAAAGGTACGCCAGCAATCTATTTCAGAAAACATGAATGTACTTTCTGTAAATGGTTTAGATATTACTGTAAGTGGAACAATTTGGTTTCAACCAGAGTTTAAAAACTTAGGTAATTTAATACAAACAAAAGGTGAAGATTATATTCGTGAGCTTTTAAACCCAGCGATTAATGCGGCAGCAAAAAGTGTTGTAGGGCGTTATACTCCAGAGCAATTATATTCTAGTAAAAGAGATATTATTGAATTAGAGATTTTGGAAGAAGTAAGAAACGAGTTAGATGGTCAGTTTGTTAATGTAAAACGTGTTCTTGTAGAAAATGTAAAACTACCAACGACTATTAAAGATGCTATTGAGCGTAAACTTAAACAAGAGCAAGAATCTTTAGAATACGAGTTTAGATTAGTTACTGCCAAAAAAGAAGCCGAAAAAGTAATTATTGAAGCGCAAGGTAAAGCTGATGCAAATAGAATTTTAAGTGCATCGCTTACAGATAAAATACTTCAAGATAAAGGTATTGAGGCTACAGTAAAATTATCTGAATCTCCAAATAGTAAAACTATTATTATTGGTTCTGGAGATAGTGGATTACCTATTATTTTAGGAAATCAATAA
- the hisG gene encoding ATP phosphoribosyltransferase: MSNLRIAVQKSGRLNEDSMALLKDIGISIDNGKDQLKASAKGFPVEVFYLRNGDIPQYLKDGVVDAAIIGENVLIEKGEGINVVEKLGFSSCRVCIAVPKDADYNGVKDLDGTRIATSYPNTVQQYLEKNGITANLHIINGSVEIAPNIGLADAICDIVSSGSTLFKNNLKEVETILTSEAVLAVSPVLSEEKQAILDTIQFRIQSVLKGRNSKYVLLNAPNDKLDAIISLLPGMKSPTVLPLAQEGWSSVHSVIPKNDFWNIIEGLKANGAQGILVCPIEKMVL; the protein is encoded by the coding sequence ATGAGTAACTTAAGAATTGCAGTACAAAAATCAGGACGTTTAAATGAAGACTCAATGGCGCTTCTAAAAGATATCGGTATTTCTATCGATAACGGTAAAGATCAATTGAAAGCTTCGGCTAAAGGGTTTCCTGTAGAAGTGTTTTATTTAAGAAATGGAGACATTCCTCAATATTTAAAAGATGGTGTTGTAGATGCCGCTATTATCGGAGAGAATGTTTTAATTGAAAAAGGAGAAGGTATCAATGTGGTTGAAAAATTAGGTTTTTCTTCATGCCGTGTTTGTATTGCTGTGCCAAAAGATGCCGATTACAATGGTGTTAAAGATTTAGATGGTACGCGTATCGCGACATCTTATCCAAATACAGTACAACAGTATTTAGAGAAAAATGGTATTACAGCAAACCTTCATATTATTAATGGTTCTGTAGAAATTGCACCAAATATTGGTTTAGCCGATGCTATTTGTGATATTGTTTCTAGTGGAAGTACACTGTTTAAAAACAATTTAAAAGAAGTTGAAACTATTTTAACTTCGGAAGCAGTACTTGCGGTTTCTCCAGTTTTAAGTGAAGAAAAGCAAGCTATTCTAGATACTATTCAATTTAGGATTCAATCGGTTTTAAAAGGAAGAAACTCTAAGTATGTGCTTTTAAATGCACCTAATGATAAGCTAGACGCTATTATTTCATTATTACCAGGTATGAAAAGTCCAACGGTATTGCCATTAGCGCAAGAAGGATGGAGTTCTGTACACTCGGTAATCCCGAAAAACGATTTCTGGAATATTATTGAAGGCCTAAAAGCAAATGGCGCACAAGGTATTTTAGTTTGTCCAATTGAAAAAATGGTGCTTTAA
- the hisD gene encoding histidinol dehydrogenase, producing the protein MQIINNPNKSDWSEILKRPTQTVNDIEGTVTRVFQDVVARGDAAIKEYTVRFDGVDLESNIVSTEEIEAAVNVVAEPLKNAIKKAKHNIEVFHKAQKTTKVEVETTNGVSCWQEKRPIEKVGLYIPGGTAPLFSTVLMLAVPAQIAGCKEIVLCSPPNKKGELAPEILFAANLCGVTKIIKVGGIQAVAGLTFGTETIPQVYKIFGPGNQFVTVAKQLATKHGVAIDMPAGPSELLVVADKSANASYIASDLLSQAEHGTDSQVILVSTSKDIIEKVSTEIENQLEVLPRKAIAEKAIANSKLIYVENHEIALEMINEYGPEHFIICTEANDFYVDGIRNAGSVFIGDYTPESAGDYASGTNHTLPTNGFSKAYSGVNLDSFLKQMTFQKISKEGLLNIGETIELMAEAEGLQAHKNAVSIRLNDLRND; encoded by the coding sequence ATGCAAATAATAAACAATCCAAATAAAAGCGATTGGTCGGAAATTTTAAAACGTCCAACCCAAACAGTTAATGATATTGAAGGCACTGTAACACGTGTTTTTCAAGATGTCGTTGCTAGAGGTGATGCGGCTATAAAAGAATATACTGTTCGTTTTGATGGTGTAGATTTAGAGTCTAATATTGTGTCTACCGAAGAGATTGAAGCGGCTGTAAACGTGGTTGCAGAACCACTTAAAAATGCTATAAAAAAAGCAAAGCATAATATTGAAGTTTTTCATAAAGCTCAAAAAACAACTAAAGTTGAAGTAGAAACAACGAACGGTGTATCGTGCTGGCAAGAAAAAAGACCTATCGAAAAAGTAGGTTTGTATATTCCTGGCGGAACGGCTCCATTGTTTTCAACAGTTTTAATGTTGGCAGTTCCTGCTCAAATTGCAGGTTGTAAAGAGATAGTTTTATGTTCTCCTCCTAATAAAAAAGGAGAACTGGCTCCAGAAATTTTATTTGCGGCAAATTTATGTGGTGTTACCAAAATTATTAAAGTTGGTGGTATTCAGGCTGTTGCTGGTTTAACTTTTGGGACAGAAACTATACCTCAAGTTTATAAAATTTTCGGACCAGGAAATCAATTTGTAACCGTGGCTAAGCAATTAGCAACTAAACACGGTGTAGCTATAGATATGCCGGCCGGACCAAGTGAGTTATTAGTTGTTGCCGATAAGAGCGCAAATGCGTCTTATATTGCTTCAGATTTATTAAGTCAAGCTGAACATGGTACGGACAGTCAGGTTATTTTGGTTTCAACTTCAAAAGATATTATTGAAAAGGTTTCTACTGAAATTGAGAATCAATTAGAAGTACTTCCGCGTAAAGCGATTGCAGAAAAAGCGATTGCTAATTCTAAGCTGATTTATGTTGAAAATCATGAGATTGCCTTAGAAATGATAAATGAGTACGGCCCAGAACATTTTATTATTTGTACTGAAGCTAATGACTTTTATGTTGATGGTATTCGCAATGCGGGTTCTGTTTTTATTGGTGATTATACACCAGAAAGTGCAGGAGATTATGCTTCGGGAACTAACCATACTTTACCAACTAACGGATTTAGCAAAGCGTATTCGGGGGTGAATTTAGATAGTTTTTTAAAGCAAATGACGTTTCAGAAGATATCTAAAGAGGGCTTGCTAAATATTGGAGAAACTATTGAGTTAATGGCAGAGGCCGAAGGTTTACAAGCGCACAAAAACGCAGTGTCTATCCGTTTAAATGATTTGAGAAATGATTAA
- the hisC gene encoding histidinol-phosphate transaminase produces the protein MINLKDIVRDNIWNLKAYSSARDEFKGTADVFLDANENPYGILNRYPDPHQKAIKEKLSILKKVETNQIFIGNGSDEVIELAFRIFCEPGKDKVLTFSPTYGMYDVSANINNIELIKQPLINDFQISLNQLQPYLDFEDIKIIFICSPNNPTGNILNTEDLEYILENFNGIVIVDEAYIDFSLQDSFIKNINKYNNLIVSQTFSKAWGLAGVRVGVAYASEAIINLYNRVKPPYNVSTLNQDAVLDRLNNLDEVKRNIDAILLERTKLKEALIKLPLVKKIYPTDANFLLIEVDNADKLYQYLIDKKVIVRNRNTQVDNCIRITVGTPAENKILIDTLNSL, from the coding sequence ATGATTAATTTAAAAGATATTGTTAGAGATAACATCTGGAATTTAAAAGCGTATTCGTCTGCAAGAGATGAATTTAAAGGGACGGCAGATGTCTTTTTAGACGCTAATGAGAATCCTTACGGAATATTAAATAGATATCCAGATCCACACCAAAAGGCGATAAAAGAAAAACTATCTATTCTTAAAAAGGTAGAAACAAATCAAATTTTTATTGGTAATGGAAGTGATGAAGTTATAGAATTAGCCTTTCGTATTTTCTGTGAACCAGGAAAAGATAAGGTTTTAACCTTTTCGCCAACCTATGGTATGTACGATGTATCTGCGAATATCAATAATATTGAGTTGATCAAACAGCCGTTAATTAATGATTTTCAGATCAGCCTAAATCAATTACAACCGTATTTAGATTTTGAAGATATAAAAATCATCTTTATCTGTTCGCCAAATAACCCAACAGGAAACATATTAAATACTGAAGACCTTGAATATATTTTAGAAAATTTCAATGGTATTGTAATTGTCGATGAGGCATACATTGATTTTAGTTTGCAAGATTCTTTCATTAAAAATATTAATAAGTATAACAATTTAATTGTTAGTCAAACCTTTAGTAAAGCTTGGGGATTGGCTGGCGTGAGAGTAGGTGTGGCTTATGCAAGCGAAGCTATTATTAATTTATACAATCGTGTAAAACCACCTTATAATGTAAGCACATTAAATCAGGATGCCGTTTTAGATCGGTTAAATAATTTAGATGAAGTAAAACGTAATATTGATGCTATTCTTTTAGAGCGTACAAAATTAAAAGAGGCTTTAATTAAGCTGCCTTTAGTAAAAAAAATATATCCTACAGATGCCAATTTTTTATTGATTGAAGTAGACAATGCCGACAAGCTTTATCAATATTTAATTGATAAAAAAGTAATTGTTAGAAATAGAAATACGCAAGTAGATAACTGTATTCGTATTACGGTTGGTACACCTGCAGAGAACAAAATATTAATAGATACTTTAAATTCTTTATAA
- the hisH gene encoding imidazole glycerol phosphate synthase subunit HisH, with the protein MKLVIINYGAGNIKSIQFAFKRLGVDAILSNDPEEILAADKIIFPGVGEASSAMKMLEESGLATLIPTLKQPVLGICLGMQLMCKTTEEGDTKGLSIFQTDVKRFDHSVKVPHMGWNVIKDLKSDLFKGLKENEYMYLVHSYYAEHCKETIAKTDYGLNYASALQHNNFYGVQFHPEKSGTEGAKILQNFLNL; encoded by the coding sequence ATGAAATTAGTTATAATAAATTACGGAGCCGGAAATATAAAAAGTATACAGTTTGCTTTTAAACGCTTAGGTGTCGATGCTATTTTATCGAACGATCCTGAAGAAATTTTGGCGGCCGATAAAATTATTTTTCCTGGTGTTGGAGAGGCGAGTTCTGCCATGAAAATGTTAGAAGAAAGCGGATTGGCAACGTTAATTCCGACTTTAAAACAGCCGGTTTTAGGCATTTGTTTGGGTATGCAACTGATGTGTAAAACCACTGAAGAAGGTGATACCAAAGGGTTGAGCATTTTTCAAACCGATGTAAAACGTTTTGATCATTCTGTAAAAGTACCACATATGGGATGGAACGTTATTAAAGATTTAAAATCCGATTTATTTAAGGGTTTAAAAGAAAACGAATACATGTATTTGGTGCATAGTTATTATGCTGAGCATTGTAAAGAAACTATTGCAAAAACAGATTATGGATTAAATTATGCATCGGCTTTACAACACAATAATTTCTATGGTGTACAATTTCACCCAGAAAAAAGTGGAACCGAAGGCGCTAAAATTTTACAAAACTTTCTAAACCTTTAG
- the hisA gene encoding 1-(5-phosphoribosyl)-5-[(5-phosphoribosylamino)methylideneamino]imidazole-4-carboxamide isomerase — translation MRIIPAIDIIDGKCVRLSKGDYSTKKIYNEHPLEIAKQFEAHGIEFLHLVDLDGAKASHIVNHKVLEEIASKTSLKIDFGGGLKTDDDLRIAFESGAGQITGGSIAVKQPDVFKSWLSKFGADKIILGADANNEKIAISGWLEESDEDLIPFVQNYQKEGVQYVICTDIAKDGMLEGPSFDLYEKMLAQLPNIKLIASGGISTFDELPKLAELGCEGTIIGKAIYENKISLKQLEDFILNKS, via the coding sequence ATGAGAATAATACCAGCAATAGACATTATAGACGGGAAATGTGTTCGACTTTCAAAAGGCGATTATAGCACAAAAAAAATATATAATGAACATCCTTTAGAAATCGCTAAACAATTTGAAGCTCATGGTATTGAGTTTTTACATTTAGTAGATTTAGATGGCGCTAAGGCTAGTCATATTGTAAATCATAAAGTTTTGGAAGAAATAGCTTCTAAAACGAGTTTGAAAATTGATTTTGGTGGTGGTTTAAAAACGGATGATGATTTAAGAATTGCATTTGAATCTGGTGCTGGTCAAATTACTGGTGGTAGTATTGCGGTTAAACAACCTGATGTTTTTAAAAGTTGGTTATCTAAATTTGGTGCCGACAAAATTATTTTGGGAGCGGATGCTAACAACGAAAAGATAGCTATTAGTGGTTGGTTAGAAGAATCTGATGAAGATTTAATTCCCTTTGTTCAAAATTATCAAAAAGAAGGTGTGCAGTATGTTATTTGTACAGATATTGCTAAAGATGGTATGTTAGAAGGTCCTTCTTTCGATTTGTATGAAAAAATGTTGGCACAACTACCAAATATAAAATTAATAGCAAGTGGTGGTATTTCAACGTTTGATGAATTACCAAAATTAGCCGAACTAGGTTGCGAAGGCACCATAATTGGGAAAGCCATTTACGAGAATAAAATAAGCTTAAAACAATTAGAGGATTTCATTTTAAATAAATCCTAA
- the hisF gene encoding imidazole glycerol phosphate synthase subunit HisF, with amino-acid sequence MLTKRIIPCLDIKNGRTVKGVNFVDLRDAGDPVELAKQYADVGADELVFLDISATLEGRGTTLDMVLRVAEQVNIPFTVGGGISSVEHVDELLHCGADKVSINSSAVKRPELVNELSNKFGSQCVVVAIDAKQVDGQWKVHLAGGSIPTDIDLFEWAKEVETRGAGEILFTSMNHDGTKNGFANEALAKLSESLNIPIIASGGAGNVQHFIDTFEIGKSDAALAASVFHFGEIPIPELKKELKANNIEVRL; translated from the coding sequence ATGCTTACAAAAAGAATAATTCCTTGCTTAGATATTAAAAACGGTCGTACTGTAAAAGGTGTGAACTTTGTAGATTTACGCGACGCTGGTGATCCGGTAGAATTGGCAAAACAATATGCCGATGTTGGTGCCGACGAACTTGTTTTTCTTGATATTTCGGCTACTTTAGAAGGTCGTGGCACTACGTTAGATATGGTTTTACGTGTTGCAGAACAAGTTAATATTCCGTTTACAGTAGGTGGTGGGATTTCTTCTGTAGAGCATGTAGACGAGCTTTTACATTGTGGTGCAGATAAGGTATCTATAAATTCATCGGCAGTAAAGCGTCCTGAATTAGTAAACGAGTTATCAAATAAATTTGGAAGTCAGTGTGTGGTTGTCGCTATCGATGCTAAACAAGTTGACGGACAATGGAAAGTGCATTTAGCTGGCGGAAGTATTCCAACGGATATTGATTTATTCGAATGGGCTAAAGAGGTTGAAACACGTGGTGCAGGTGAAATTTTATTTACATCAATGAATCATGATGGTACAAAAAATGGTTTTGCTAATGAAGCTTTAGCTAAATTATCAGAAAGCTTGAATATTCCAATAATAGCATCGGGAGGTGCGGGTAATGTTCAACATTTTATTGATACCTTTGAAATCGGAAAATCGGATGCAGCTTTGGCTGCTAGTGTTTTTCACTTTGGTGAAATTCCAATTCCTGAATTAAAGAAAGAATTAAAAGCAAATAATATCGAAGTACGACTTTAG
- the hisIE gene encoding bifunctional phosphoribosyl-AMP cyclohydrolase/phosphoribosyl-ATP diphosphatase HisIE, which yields MTIKYDSNGLVPAIIQDATTKNVLMLGYMNAESYEKTLETKTVTFFSRSKQRLWTKGEESGNFLNVVDIKNDCDNDSLLIQVNPVGPTCHTGTDTCWKEENKSNYGFFSTLEDVITERVANKDTQKSYVASLFAKGINKVAQKVGEEAVETVIEAMDNNDELFLYESADLMFHYLMLLQAKGFTLKDIEKELIGRHK from the coding sequence ATGACTATTAAATACGACAGTAACGGACTAGTGCCTGCAATTATTCAAGATGCAACAACAAAAAATGTTTTGATGTTGGGGTATATGAATGCTGAATCTTACGAGAAAACTTTAGAAACTAAGACAGTTACTTTTTTTAGCAGAAGTAAGCAACGTCTTTGGACTAAAGGTGAAGAAAGTGGTAACTTTTTAAACGTAGTCGATATTAAAAACGATTGTGATAACGATTCTCTTTTAATACAGGTAAATCCTGTTGGGCCAACCTGCCATACCGGAACTGATACGTGTTGGAAAGAAGAAAATAAATCTAATTACGGATTCTTTTCAACGTTAGAAGATGTTATTACGGAGCGCGTTGCTAATAAGGATACTCAAAAATCTTATGTAGCGAGTTTGTTTGCAAAAGGTATTAATAAAGTGGCACAAAAAGTAGGTGAGGAGGCTGTAGAAACGGTTATTGAAGCTATGGATAATAACGATGAGTTATTTCTATACGAATCTGCCGATTTAATGTTTCATTACCTCATGTTGCTTCAAGCTAAAGGCTTCACATTAAAGGATATTGAAAAGGAATTAATAGGTAGACACAAGTAA
- a CDS encoding tRNA pseudouridine synthase A, with the protein MKKYFYLITIQYLGYRFHGWQKQPNVKTLHLMVDRTFNFILEGKRFKSLSSGRTDAMVSAECAAIELFLFEPIEDIPAFLELFNRNLPQDIRALEIKEVDAKFNIIQSSKIKEYLYLFAHGEKCHPFCAPIMTTILDELDIELMKEGAKLFEGENYLKTYCYKPTDNGVYTREIMLCELVENTLYTANYFPEKTYILRVQGKGFMRNQIRLMMGTLIDLGKGKLSLQDIKDSLKPDNDIKMNYIAPASGLILKNIDFID; encoded by the coding sequence TTGAAAAAGTATTTTTATTTAATTACCATACAATATTTGGGTTATCGTTTTCATGGTTGGCAAAAACAGCCGAACGTGAAAACGTTGCATTTAATGGTGGATAGAACGTTTAATTTTATCTTAGAAGGTAAACGTTTTAAGAGTTTAAGTTCGGGTAGAACAGATGCTATGGTGTCTGCAGAATGTGCTGCAATAGAGCTGTTTTTATTCGAACCTATTGAAGATATACCAGCTTTTCTAGAGCTTTTTAATCGTAATTTACCGCAAGATATTCGAGCCCTAGAAATTAAGGAAGTTGATGCCAAATTCAATATTATTCAAAGCTCTAAAATTAAAGAATACTTATACTTATTTGCGCATGGCGAAAAGTGTCATCCTTTTTGCGCACCTATAATGACAACGATTCTTGACGAGTTGGATATTGAACTCATGAAAGAAGGTGCTAAGTTGTTCGAGGGCGAAAATTATTTAAAAACTTACTGCTACAAACCTACCGATAATGGAGTTTACACCCGCGAAATTATGCTGTGTGAATTGGTAGAAAACACTTTATATACAGCCAACTATTTTCCTGAAAAAACATATATCCTACGTGTGCAAGGCAAAGGTTTTATGCGAAACCAAATCCGTTTAATGATGGGGACGCTTATAGATTTAGGAAAAGGCAAGCTATCACTTCAAGATATAAAGGATAGTTTAAAACCTGATAACGATATTAAGATGAATTATATCGCTCCAGCATCGGGTTTAATACTAAAAAACATTGATTTTATAGATTAA
- a CDS encoding Dps family protein: protein MSYLKMNDEDLLPVVVEMNILLADYHVYYQKLRSNHWNIVGRNFFDLHEKFESMYNDARVKIDEIAERILTLRYHPMSQMEDYLKSSTIKEKAVLKSDRAMVLETLNDHKLLLQQMGKVMEKANAATDEGTADLIGAYIRELEKTSWMLEAWTKKPSEVAHPEVAEVM from the coding sequence ATGAGCTATTTAAAAATGAATGATGAGGACTTATTACCCGTGGTGGTAGAAATGAATATTTTATTAGCTGACTACCACGTTTACTATCAAAAATTACGAAGCAACCATTGGAATATTGTTGGAAGAAATTTTTTCGATTTACACGAAAAATTTGAGTCCATGTATAATGATGCTCGCGTAAAAATTGATGAAATCGCAGAGCGTATCTTAACGCTACGTTATCACCCAATGAGTCAAATGGAAGATTATCTTAAATCTTCAACTATAAAAGAAAAAGCCGTGCTTAAATCCGATCGCGCTATGGTTTTAGAAACCTTAAACGATCATAAATTACTTTTGCAACAAATGGGAAAAGTAATGGAGAAAGCAAATGCAGCTACGGATGAAGGGACAGCCGATTTAATTGGTGCCTATATTCGAGAACTTGAGAAAACGAGTTGGATGCTTGAAGCTTGGACAAAAAAGCCTTCTGAGGTTGCACATCCTGAAGTTGCGGAGGTGATGTAA
- a CDS encoding mechanosensitive ion channel family protein, whose translation MDTAFSEAFDGLVTKLEGWFATIIHYLPNIALAILVSVAAYFVAKYVNNFTYKIISKRVKQDSVSKMMSRIAAVVVVLIGLYISLGILNLSKTLTSLLATAGVAGLAIGLALQNTLSNTVAGISLSFREKIQIGNWVETNGHSGEVMDINLKEFVIKEADNNIVILPNKMILENPLKNYSLTTRMRVALNCGVGYESDLEEVKRLTKQTIAETFDQVESADDVEFYYEEFGGSSINYLCRFWIDSESLLEKYRAKTSAIIAIKKAYDKAGINIPFPIRTLQFDNKLSVEGEQVAKQNEFSNN comes from the coding sequence ATGGATACAGCATTTAGTGAGGCATTTGATGGCCTTGTAACAAAATTAGAAGGTTGGTTTGCAACCATAATACATTATTTACCCAATATAGCACTAGCAATTTTAGTGTCAGTAGCTGCATATTTTGTAGCGAAATATGTTAATAATTTTACTTATAAAATTATTTCAAAACGAGTGAAACAAGACTCTGTTTCTAAAATGATGTCTCGGATTGCTGCAGTAGTTGTAGTGCTAATAGGTTTATATATATCTTTAGGAATACTTAATTTAAGTAAAACATTAACTTCGTTATTAGCTACAGCCGGTGTTGCTGGTTTAGCAATTGGTTTAGCATTACAAAACACGTTAAGTAATACGGTTGCAGGTATATCTCTTTCGTTTAGAGAGAAAATACAAATTGGAAATTGGGTAGAAACCAATGGCCATTCAGGAGAGGTAATGGATATAAATTTAAAAGAGTTTGTTATAAAGGAAGCCGATAATAATATTGTGATTCTTCCTAATAAAATGATTCTAGAAAATCCTTTAAAAAATTATTCTTTAACAACCAGAATGCGTGTCGCATTAAATTGTGGTGTTGGGTATGAATCGGATTTGGAAGAAGTAAAAAGATTAACAAAACAAACTATAGCAGAAACTTTTGACCAAGTAGAGAGCGCAGATGATGTTGAGTTTTATTATGAAGAATTTGGAGGAAGTTCTATTAATTATTTATGTAGATTTTGGATTGATTCTGAAAGTTTACTTGAAAAATATAGAGCAAAAACATCTGCTATTATTGCAATAAAGAAAGCTTATGATAAGGCTGGAATTAATATTCCGTTCCCTATTAGAACGTTACAATTTGACAACAAATTATCTGTAGAAGGAGAACAAGTAGCGAAACAGAATGAATTCTCTAACAACTAG
- a CDS encoding DUF2461 domain-containing protein, translated as MSVSVPKAAFTYLKKLEKNNNREWFGEHKPEFQSVQKDIKVFYNELLEALSTHDEIDKLKIFRIYRDVRFSKNKLPYKSHFSGSYHRVKPRLRGGYHVQIKPNNESFIATGFWDPAPSDLMRIRKEFEMDDSEIREIISEQTFKKTWGGFVGDEVKTAPRGFNKEDKAIDLIKKKQYIFIKKYTDTEVLDPDFINEVSSAFKVIRPFFDYMSDVLTTDLNGVSLIED; from the coding sequence ATGAGTGTTTCTGTGCCGAAAGCGGCTTTTACATATTTAAAAAAGTTAGAAAAAAATAATAATCGCGAATGGTTTGGAGAACATAAGCCAGAGTTTCAGTCTGTTCAAAAAGATATAAAAGTATTTTATAATGAGCTGTTAGAGGCTTTAAGTACGCATGATGAAATTGATAAACTTAAAATTTTTAGAATTTATAGAGATGTCAGATTTTCTAAAAACAAGCTACCGTACAAATCACATTTTAGTGGTTCTTACCATAGAGTAAAACCAAGATTACGTGGTGGTTACCATGTGCAAATAAAACCAAATAACGAAAGTTTTATTGCTACCGGATTTTGGGATCCTGCTCCGTCCGATTTAATGCGTATTCGAAAAGAGTTTGAAATGGACGATTCTGAAATTCGTGAGATTATTAGTGAACAAACATTTAAAAAAACTTGGGGTGGCTTTGTTGGAGATGAAGTAAAAACAGCGCCACGCGGATTTAATAAAGAAGATAAAGCTATTGATTTAATTAAAAAAAAACAATATATTTTTATAAAGAAATATACTGATACCGAAGTTTTAGACCCTGATTTTATAAACGAAGTAAGTTCTGCATTTAAGGTGATTCGTCCATTTTTCGATTATATGAGTGATGTGTTAACCACTGATTTAAATGGAGTGTCTTTGATTGAGGATTAG